The DNA region TTCTGatcctcaaaatcatgttaaaaaactgaaaaaatagaaataactaATATTTGTTGTTTTGACTTTCAACATGgaattagaattaattttgtataaagTTGAATCTAACCCCCAACGCCCTAATAATATTACCAAAACTACAATTTACTACTAGTACATAGTACTTTGATAACAAAAATGCATTCAGTTTCATGGTGAAGTGTCACCGATTAATGAGCTCTAATGCGATTTCATTCATGGGAAGGAATTTTCTTAACCAGCTCATATGTTTCAGATTTTTTTATAGTGGAATTTTCGTATTTGTCCATCCGATTTGTCTTTGGGAGGGGGGCGAAGAAAAGGAAACTTGCATTCAGAAATAAGTCAATAACCactgtattcaaattaaaatcaaatcaaaatttaatacaaTCAAAGTTCTCCAATGACTATGAATCAACTAAaagtaaaatcttaaaatttgatGTTAAAATCAACCTCCTTTAACACACTGTCGTCCACAAAGTGGGAACAACACCCACCTAGAGCAATCAATCATGGGATCATAGCAATTGGCAAGTGAATTCCAACTCAGACTCCACTAGTAGGGAAAAAAAACTCTATACTATAATAACAGGTTACAAAAAGTAgtgaaataaatcaaatttaaaattacgcGGTAATTAAGATTTAAGACTTGTCCTAAATCCTAATAATATGATGTATCACTCTTTGaccttattttttttacgatTCAAACCCTTGCCCTCTCACTCTTTTACTTTTACACCTCCATGatggtttgttaatttttttagctaTATCCACATTGTTCACGCAATCAAATTGTGTTTGAGAGCACCATTCCTTTTGCTATCTTCGTACTTGCCAGCTAAAGAATCAAAGAGAATTCCAGCACCAACCCCTACGGCCAAATCAATAGTGTAATGGCCTCTTGTACCCAGCAACCTCACAGCTTGCAAAACATTGAGCACATCAAAAGTCCAAGCCAGTTCCCACCTCTGCATCCTCCTCATGTCCAATGAAGCAATCACTGACCCTGCAACGTGCCcagaaaaaaacaagaaaaaagacaCGTTCCCAACAGGGAAGTCCACACCCGAGCCCAAAAACCCCTGTTCaacatcaaacaaacaaaaaagtttaatttttatacactgTGTAAAAAGGTTAaggtttaattaatcatttgctCCTAGATGTTAATCTCCAACAATTATGTTATGTCTTAATCCTCTtatatcttttactttttgacAATTTTACAGTCAGAAAACTCATAACAaagactaaaacataaaaaaattacttctataaaaactaaaacctagagataaggaCAAAATGATTACTTATTCAAAAGATTAATCTATTCACTTacctttaaatttgtttttattttaagttttagttcATATATCAGAAAATTAGAGATTTTAGTCCCCAACACATGTATATTAGTGAAGTTTTGGTTTATGTTGCTATCACTAGATATGGTTCTCTTCGTATAAAATTGCTATAAAAATTTGCGTACAGACTAAaatttagagtttttttttctgttggtATAGGACCAAAACTTAAAAGAGAATAAACATGGAGAGCAAGTGAATAgtttaatctaaaaaaaattacaacgtTATTCtatcaaaaaaattgaaaactttgaaaagtcatTGAATGAAGGTATAAAAAAATCCTGGGTAGGTAGACTATTTtcccaaaaaaagaaagaagttaaaataatgaaaaattcaaagatTCAAAGTTTGGTTGATGAATCTCACCTGAGGCAATGGGAGCTGGGTGGAGTAGCCTAAAATCCCACGGCATGTGAACATGAACAATGCTGAAATTGTGGCTCTGGGGCGTCCTTCAATCAGCCACGTCCATAAGATATAACTCGTTTGCATCCCCACAAACACCTACCCATGTCAAAACCCATTAATGCAAAGTGAATAATGCTAAAACCTAAAAAACGCAGTAAAAATATCAGATTTTGAGACCAACCCATTTGCATTTCCTTCAAACAAATTCGATTCCGCAATTACCCACAACGAAAtctgaaataagaaaaaaaaaaatacccagaCTCGTTCAGATCTGGAGATTCAGATCTGGAGAGAGTGTAAACGACGTACCGTATTGAGCCCGGCGAAGAGCGTGTTGAGATTCGGCGACGACTCGAGGAGCGCGTGGAGGGAGCGTGTGGCGATGAAGCCAAGGTCGAAGGGCGGCGACGACGGTGGCACCATGAGAAGCGTGTACTCCACGGCCATGAAGAAGAGAAGCCCCAATGCGAACAAGCACGGCATCCAATGGTGCGTCACCACGTGGACAGCGTCAGCCACGGTCCATTTCATGAACGACGCACCGCAGGAGTGCTTGGAAGAGGACGGCTTCCCCATGGCTCCGTTTGCTACCTTAACGCCTTTAGCGCCGTCGGCGGGAGCTGTTTGATGTTTGCGCCTGTGATTGAGGGAGGCCTCAGCGCCGCCATTCATGACCGTTGGATATCGTTTTTTGTCAGTGCGGAAGACATATGATGTGTGTGGCGAATGATATAAAAATGGGAGAGGGAAAGTGGTGACGGAGTTTCCTAGGTTAGGTTGAGGTTGGTTTTACGTTTCTAGGATTACgcaattttcttttttggtcatttttttaagaataaaaataatggaaaGTGGTAATTGGTCTTGCTTGCATGCATGTGATGTGGGTGTGATTGTGATTCTCTATGGTTATTTACACGCACAGCCGCACAGGGAAGATGCTGAGACTTGCTTGGATGAGGTGTGTTATGAGCTGTGCATTTTGGCACTGAGCAAGTTATGGGAAAAAGGTTAAAGTTGTCGTAACATTCTGACCTATGATAGAGGAGACATATCATGATAGGaatgtatattatataaaaatgagaTGATGAAATTTAGattgtataattaaatataaatatttaaaatttattataatttgattatttaaaaaattatgtgattttttaacattatattttttaatcattcatGTATGACTGTAtcgtttaaatttaattttttatttttataaaagatatttttctcataaaatatgttcattatgattttaaattattcccAATTCAATATTAGACaactaaaaattacaattatttgGGATATatgattacattatttattttcaataaatattatattattcttacATAAGAGTATATATTCATTTGTGTATGAACCAATTAAATTCATCAAAGTTGATAGATAATTAGTTGAGTTTGATTTTTTAGCTGATTATCTAAAGAAGTAATATCACCGATCATTTTGATTCACAAGTAATAATatcttgattttaaaaattgctaaaattattttacaaaatttgataaaactgcatattttgtaataaaaaatggaGCTTGCGAGGATAGCGCAATTTGctatataagaaaaaacaaaaatggttAATAATTGTCAGATCTCGAAATCAAAATCTCTATTGCAGGATGCtgaattaataaaactaaaaaaataaaattgaaaatgagtaaagatgaattttttttggataattaCCAAATATTATTTAACTGTGAAAAACATTAGATGCTCATAGCAAATCAACGTCATCTATTGGGACAATGACAAATCAGTCACCTTTCTACCATGTGTGTGCCTACAAGTTAGTTAAACCCCAACCACAATGAGCTTGTCAACAAGACATCTCAATTAGAAAGCATGCATGTTCTTATAATCCAGACAAACAAAGTGAGCCATGCATTGAAAAAATTCACGCAACAAAAACTACCTAGCCGAAAGATATGAACCTAGCTCTTCAGCAAAGAATGCCAAGTCTATGACCCTCAAGGAAAAACGGTAAACATGACCAtcacacaaggaaaaaaaatcaaaggatAAGTTGGTTA from Glycine soja cultivar W05 chromosome 8, ASM419377v2, whole genome shotgun sequence includes:
- the LOC114422459 gene encoding phosphatidylcholine:diacylglycerol cholinephosphotransferase 1-like, which translates into the protein MNGGAEASLNHRRKHQTAPADGAKGVKVANGAMGKPSSSKHSCGASFMKWTVADAVHVVTHHWMPCLFALGLLFFMAVEYTLLMVPPSSPPFDLGFIATRSLHALLESSPNLNTLFAGLNTVFVGMQTSYILWTWLIEGRPRATISALFMFTCRGILGYSTQLPLPQGFLGSGVDFPVGNVSFFLFFSGHVAGSVIASLDMRRMQRWELAWTFDVLNVLQAVRLLGTRGHYTIDLAVGVGAGILFDSLAGKYEDSKRNGALKHNLIA